AGGGCGAAAAGGCTCTTTATGGAAGACAAGaatttctccaatttcCTTGTATTGTTATTACGATTGCGTCAAGCCAGTTGTCATACATTTCTATGTGAGCTTGGAAGTTCAGGAAAGTTGGAGCAATATCGTTACCGAAATTGGCCCTCTTTGCTCAAAACAGTGGAACAATTAGACTCACTGAACAAACAGTTCATTATTGATGAGCTTGGAACTATCGAtaaagatgatgattcaAAGAACCAAACACCAAAGCCTGAATCCATGGACAACGAGCTTATCAACTTCAGTCAGTTATCATCCCAAACATcttccatcaaagaagaaggtggaaGTAATCAGGGAGTGCTTTTCGCCAACAACGAAGAAAAGCCACTCATAGACGTAATAGATGGCGGTGAATATGAAACTAACCAGGGTATGGTTTACGTCAGTAACGAAGATAAGCCGTCTATGGACATGATTCTccaagatgatggtgaaaacGACAATGGTGTTTTCACTTGTCCATTGTGCTTCATTTCGTACACCTTCCAATCAGCCATCATGTTCCCCTGCAAACACAAAATATGCGAGGATTGCATTGACAGCTTTATTGAAGACAACAGACAAGATGAACAAAATAAAGTCAAGTGCTCGGAGTGTTCAGTTGCTTTCAAGACTCTGGAGTTTATTGATTATAGAATGTTCTACATGAGATATATTGAGCAGAAATCTCGGTATGACATCCAATGCATTATCGAGGACAGTTTCAAAGGCAAATtggttgttcaagaaaagatcaagaagttgatcgTCAAGCACCAGGGATTTACATATTCCACCAAGATGGAAGAGATCTTACGGGTGGTGACCAGCATATTTGAGAACTATCCTGGAGAGAAGATTATAGTGTTTTCCCTGTTCACCACCTTTTTCGATTTATTGAAGATCATGTTCAGTAAAGCTGGAATTCCTTTCCTTCGATACGATGGTACTATGTctattgaaaagaaggattTGACCATCAAGGAGTTCTACCAGAACCACAGATACAAGGTTATGTTAACATCTTTAAAGGCTGGTAATGTAGGGTTAACATTGAACTGTGCCTCCCATGTCATCATATCTGATCCGTTCTGGAACCCatatgttgaagaacaagctATGGATAGAGCTCATAGAATCGGCCAGACAAGAGATGTCCATGTGTATAGAATCTTGATCCAAGGGACTGTTGAAGAGAGGATCATTGCTcttcaaaacaaaaagaaagAACTCATCAATGCTGCATTGGACGAGAATGGTATGAAGTCTGTCAGCAGGTTGAGCAGAAGAGATTTGGGTTTCTTGTTCGGGTTCAACACTTTATCTTAAGAATGTAATTTTAATGTACAACTATAGTATGAAGCTAAGCTTTGAGCTTTTTGACTTTTGAGACGTTGGCAAGCCAGTCGGCTTCGGAGATCAAAGTCTCTTTGGAATTATAGCATAATTCCCAAACAATAATGTTTTCAAAGCTCTGATGATACTTCGCAAGAGACTTGCACAAGTATATGATTTGCAAAATAAGCCCATCTATTTGAGTGCTGAAATCCAGTTTCTTATCAGGGTCATCAGATTGCTTGGATTCAATAGAAAGCTGATGTAAGTGTAGTTTTAGCTCGTTAATTAGGTGGTATGCAAGGTTTTTCACGAATTGGTTTATAAGTAAATTGTCTTCCTTCTCATTTGATTCCAAGTTAAGTGAATGATTAATGATGGTGTAGAACATCGACAACGAGTGGTATACTTCACTTCTGTAAACCTCAATGAAACGTTTTAAGTAAGAGAACCggttgaacttgatcaacggCATGAGGTTACTGGTCTCGTTGATGATATACTTATACCGTGAATTAAAGTATAAGAGTTTCAAGAACCGGGTTCTTTCCGCCGAGTTGGAGGAGCTGATGATATCAGACTGTCtaaaattcaacaagtctaGTTTGCtcaagatattgaagattttAATTAGGTTGTTCTGTCTCAAGTTGgtattcaacaacttaatcaagttcttcaccattaacttcaattccaccTTTATCTGTTCATAAATCTTCGAAAAAATTGGCAACTTGGGGAAACGGATTGTGAGGTTCCTTGACAAGATGGATATTTCCAATGCCTCTTGATAGTTCCCTTGCAAAATACAAATCTTACACAAGGTGGGCAACTCAAGTAAGTCCAAAATGGAGTCTATATTCGACAAAATAGAGCTGTTTGTCTCCATTGCTGCCGTCAACTGGTCATTGGCTGGTACATGTAACCGCTTATCGTCAGCCTTCAACCCCTTGATCATTGATTCAACCTGTGTTTTCATCTCCAGCGTAATCGACTGGTTTATATGTTTCAAGTCCTGGCTCACGCGTATAATCAAGTCCCTATTATCGTTGGATATCTGGGCCAAGCGGCGATTGGCTACCCGCAGTGAGTCGTCCAACTCGgcaatttcttctgttaATGTCTTGTTGCGGGTGGACTCTGAAGATGTGGTAAACGTGTCTGTCGATAGAAGGTCGTCATTTACGAGCAAGTCATGAAGAAAAGACTCTGATACCTCTCGAAGCTCCGGATTGGCCCCAAGGAACTCGCGAAGAGGTCCCTCGAGATCCTCCACCAAGGTGTCAAGTAATATACTTGTCATGAGTGTTTGCGACTTGGAAGTTTCGCACGCCAAATAATTGTTTCAGTGCGAAAGCTGATAAAAAGGAAACTACCGAAATTAAGGACTAACGCTATGGAAGGattgtttttcaacatcgaTTACGGATACGTCGAGGGTGTGGTTCGTGGATACCGTAACGGCTTGCTTGCCACCAaccagtacttgaacttgacgCAGTGTGACAACTTGGAGGACTTGAAATTGCAGTTGTCGTCCACCGACTACGGTAACTTTTTGGCCCAACACTCGGGACCTCTTTCAACATCAATCATCCGAGacaacttgtccaagaagttgtaCCAGCAATTCCAGTACTTGAAGCAGCAGTCTTCTGGACGCAtggccaagtacttggacttCATCAGCTATGGATATATGATAGATAACGTCGCATTGATGATCACGGGTACTGTCCATGAAAGAGACAGACTGGAGATTTTGTCCAAGTGTCACCCCTTGGGATGGTTCGACACGTTGCCTACGTTATCTGTGGCCACCGATATTGAGAGTTTGTACAACATTGTATTGGTGGACACTCCTTTGGCTCCATTTTTCAAGGGATGCTTATCAGCCAACGACTTGgacgacttgaacatcGAGATTATTCGTAACCggttgttcaaaaactaCTTGGAAGCATTcatcaagtttgtggaggcTGACTTTGGCAACCCTGACAAGGAAATCATGTTACGgttgttgaattttgaGAGTGACAAGCGGGTGATTAATATTGCCATgaactccatcaacaactctGACTTGACGGCCGAAGATAAGTTGAGCATGTTCCCCAGCTACGGCCAATTGTACCCAGTTTACCACCATCAGTTGTCCAATATCGACGATATTGAGCACTTGAAGACGGTGGTGACATCGGTGGGCGAGTACAAAGAGTTGTTCAGTGAACAACAAGATTCGAGTGGTAGCGCTCGCAACTTAGAAGACTGGTTCTACTACTTGGAAATGCAATATTGCAAGAACGCTTTCACCCAGCAGTTCACGTTGCTGAGTATTTGGGCATGGTTACGGTCCAAAGAGCAGGAGATCAGAAACGTCACTTGGATAGCCGAGTGTATTGCGCAGAACCAAAAGAACAGAATCGACAACTATATTTCTGTGTACTAATTAAATAGCGTTTTTAGAACAATTAATCGTTTGTGCGAATCCACTTGATGAGAATATGACCAGCCAGGCGTCTTTTAGTGCTACCACTACCCACTTCACTCATCTTCGGGACGTGGTGCTGGCTGCCAGTTCCATAGATCCCCATGGTCTAGTCATTGTCTCTGACCAAGGATTGGTGTTCTTCTCGGAAAGTAATCACATTTTGAACTTCCAGGCCGTGGTGGATGTATCGCTTTTCAGTTCCTACCAAGTTGTACTACCACCGGGGAACAGTTCTACCCCCACTGATATACGGTTCGGGCTCGACCTAAGTCTCGTGGCCCATGCACTTGACGTGTTGGTGCAAACAGATATTATCTGTTACTTGAGCTATAACGGTGAAGGCTCACCATTTGTGTTGGAGTTTGAAGACAACATTATCAGTGAAACCATTGAGTTTTTGACGATGTACGTGGACATTTCCTGTCCATACGACTCAGAAGACGCGGAACACGAGCTACTTGCCAACTACAGCGATTGGAAGTATGAGCTTATATTGCAAAGTGCCATATTTTCTAATCTTCTACAAGACTTACAACAGATAAACACGCGTCAAGTCCACATCGTGGTGAACAGTACACCAAAGAAGGAGTTGAGTTTCATCTCTGACGGACCGCTCGGGCTTCTGAAAATTATATATCCTAGTGAAAGTTCTGTgcttgaaaaacttgaaatcaGCACTGCTGCAAAAGCCATTTCCACCTTTAAGTTTTCTAACTTTTTTAAGATCATGAAGGCAGTGAAGATTTCTGccaaatccaagatcaTATGTGACAACAATGATATTCTGTCGGTGCAATTGTTGTGCCGGAGTGGTGGAAACTATAGTGCTACtgtcatcaccatcaataTGTTGGAGCTCGATGAGCAAGTGGACATTGACGACTTGGAGAGGTGTTTTGCCGAAAAGGAGACGACTAAGAGAAGGAGGTTGAACGATCCGGTCAACAATATAGTTGAAGATGTACCGTTGTTCTTGTAAAGTAAGTCAGAATTGTAAATTATGTACTATAATCTAAAGATAAATTATCATGGATTAGTTATTTTTAAAGATAAATTATCATGGATCAGTTATTTCTAAAGATAACTGATCTTAAACGCCATCTTCAACGTCTCTTTCACGTTCTTCACAACATCGATCTTTTTGGCCCTAAGAAATCGGTTGCCAATTATTACCACTATCAACACAAAAAGTATCATCGGCGAGTTATCTTTGAGCCACTTGCGACTGAAGTTGAGATTATACAAAAGCTTATCCTTCAAAGTGTTCAAATCACTTCCTGTCCCCCGTGACGGCTTCAGCACACTGACACCATCTGTAGTGGATTGTTGCTCTCGAATCTGTTTTAAAGAACGATATTTCAAGTCCTTATCAAGTTTCTGTTGATGCTCTCGCTGCAGCTGTTCCCTGACTTGGTTTTGCTTGTTTCTCTCTTTCTGGTCCTTTTCCTTTGCTTTATCTTTCTCCATTTCCGCTACTCGGTTAAGATATATCTCCttgtcaacaagaagagGGTTTTCTGCTATCAATAGCCGGGCATCCTGATATAATTGCAACTCTGGCAACACCCGCAATGCAATCAACTCgaccaatttcttcaaatgcGTATCGGGAGTAGTTGGTGAAAACCTCAACTTGGCGTATAGTTGAgtgattttggtgttgacgGTGGGCAAGTCAAGACCGATGTAGTAGATCAAATATAAGTTGTACAACACTTCAGATGGGATTTGGTTCACATCATGGTAGATTAGCACCAACTGGGAAAGGATGTAGTCGTCGTTCAACTGAACCAAAATATTCTGTCTCTCTGCCTTCGACACCTTAAACTCGTGTTTGGACTGTAAGACCAAGCCCACTTCAGTCAAATATAAGTTAAGCACTTTGACAAACACCGGTTCGCTGATTACCCCAGATAAAACCCTGGAGAAAAGTTGGGGATATTCCTTACGCAAGATGTCAAACGACTTTGAAAGATCTTTGCTcatgaagaacttcaacgCAAGCGTATAGTTGACCTCCATCAAGCTCAGCGAGCTAAGGGAACTGCTCATATACTCTTCACTCATGGTAGCTGGTTGTGCGACTGGAGATTTTAGTTATTTTTCGCATGATTCTGCCGCggaagttggtggagtaGTATATTGTAAAGTCTATAAAGATGAAAGGATGATGGCAATTACAGCTACCACCGTATCCGTTCGGTAAAGAGGTAGTATATAGCCCCAAGAACAAGCAGGCCTGTTCCAAGTACCGGGAAGCACCAATACGGTATTTGCAGGGTATAGTTgggtggctgcaaaaacgGAAAGAGAGCCATGAACAAATTGGCTGCCAAAAATACCAATATAAGTATCACCGGAGTGCTGATACGCCGCGTGGTCTTTGGTGCAAGTAAGTGGTCGAACTCGCTGTGTTCGGCGGACCAAGTAGGGTCGAAGTACCTCAAGTATAAGAGGCCTCCTGTCAATAAGATGTTTATCCATGTGCCTGGGTATATGTACAAGTTGACGATGAACTCATAGATTTCGGCGGACGGTGGGAGCACTAGTACCACAACCGTGACGAGCCAGTGGAGAAGCAAGGCATTGGAAAAGCGAGTGAACGTCTTACTGAAAGGAAGTAAGTTCTCAATTGATAACTCTTTATTAACCACCGAATGGGCGTACGACACTACCAACACGTTACCAAAGTTGGACACGGCTATGAGAAGTGGTAACACACGCGAGGTGATGTTCTGGCCGAAtattttgttgaaaaaaatCCCTGCTATAAGTACACCGCTCGACATGATTTCCTGTTTGGGAATCACCACGAGGTAACTTAAAATGACAAGAAAGTATAGCACGGTGGTAATGAGAACCGCCAACGGTGCCAGGCGCGTCAACACCTTGTATGGATCACGGGTCTCGCTGAGCACGTAGTTGACGTTTTCCCAACCTTTGAAGGAATAGATGATTTCAAGCAATGCGACCGAAATCGAGTAGTAGTTGGGAGGCAGGTCCAGCACAAACATGTGTGAAAAGTTGTGGGTTTGTGGCAAGTCAATGGCtcccacaaacaccaatgCTCCACAAACGATGATCAACAATAgaatcaagatcttggacactcccaagaaaatgaaaaagatgttggactggtgatggtggaaAATATGCAAATAGGTACAGTAAGATATGCAAAGAACTCCGATTGCTTTGACGTagaagttgttcaacagGCTCTCGTTTCCCAAGTCGCCATTTATCGAATATAGAATGTATTTTCCAAAAGCATAGGAGTTTCCAGAGCTGAATCCGAGTAACACAATCTGAAAAGCGTATACAAAGCCGATGAGCCGTTTATCAAATATGCGCTGGAGGTAGTTCTTTTCTCCACCATTCTTGATGGGAAGGTGGAGTGCAAACTCCAAGTAGATGAGAATGCCGCAGGCGATCACCAAACTGCCTATCACCCAAAGCAGGAGATATAGGCCTACATTACCTTGACAGTATTGGAGGATGATTGACGGAGTGAGGAAGATGCCTGTGCCAACCATTTTATTGACGATGAGTGACATCGCCGAGAGCGAGCTTATGTGGGCCATGGGATGGGTGAAGTGTTTTTTGCcgttgtttgtgtttagTTGTGGAGGGTTTAGGTTTGGGTGTGGTTTGTATGGAGCAGAGACTGGATGGGAGAATTTCACGTGATGATAACGGCTGCGAAATCGCGCGCCGTACAGATAGAGGGACAGGAAACAACAGAGGGAAACAGAGGGAAGAACAGGGAAACAGAGGCATTAACAGGGAAACAGAGTGAATAACAGGGAAACAGAGTGCATAACAGGGAAACAGAAGACATTGAACAAACCTTTAGGATTGTAGATACATAATACGCATAAATCAAATAACATGCTTCCCATTCACATCATGGTCGTACTTCTTCCGAGCAGCAAACCAGAAAATTACCCCCACCACTGCCGTGGACCCCAACACCACGCAGGCATAGTTCATAGTACCAGACTGAACTGGATGAACCGTAGGAAAGTTCAACCAAACCATGATAAAACACACCCAGACCACTGACGCTACGTTCAACACAACCCCAAATTTACCCAAGTGGAAGTATGGCAACGCCGTCTTCGggtccaccaccatcatACTCAACACATCAGGACCATCAGCATATCTGGTTCTGATATTTCTCGAAAACCCAGACCGCCAAAGCAACGCACCAATAGGAAAAATGTACGACAAGTTGATACACACCATCGATGATCCAAGCACCGCCGTCAACGCCAGTGACAGGCCAAGAATGATCAACCCGAGAATAAGACACAATGCTGTGACCAACCCCACGGCATTTACAGGCACTTTGAGAGTGGAATTaacggctgcaaaaatatcaCCAAATGGGAGACCATTTGAACGGGCAAACGACCAGAACAACCGCAGGGTTGTGGTGTAGTACGTGAACGACAGCCCCACAAAGGACATGATAAGCGCCACCACCCCCACCGTAGTCAACGCGTTGGACTCAAACGCATCCATCATGAGTTGCACAATCGGTTGCCCTCCAATGGGCAGACTGAGGGTATCAACATTCTTCGTACAAAACATAT
Above is a window of Yamadazyma tenuis chromosome 1, complete sequence DNA encoding:
- a CDS encoding uncharacterized protein (COG:U; EggNog:ENOG503NXR4), with translation MTSILLDTLVEDLEGPLREFLGANPELREVSESFLHDLLVNDDLLSTDTFTTSSESTRNKTLTEEIAELDDSSRVANRRLAQISNDNRDLIIRVSQDLKHINQSITSEMKTQVESMIKGLKADDKRLHVPANDQLTAAMETNSSILSNIDSILDLLELPTLCKICILQGNYQEALEISILSRNLTIRFPKLPIFSKIYEQIKVELKLMVKNLIKLLNTNLRQNNLIKIFNILSKLDLLNFRQSDIISSSNSAERTRFLKLLYFNSRYKYIINETSNLMPLIKFNRFSYLKRFIEVYRSEVYHSLSMFYTIINHSLNLESNEKEDNLLINQFVKNLAYHLINELKLHLHQLSIESKQSDDPDKKSDFSTQIDGLILQIIYLCKSLAKYHQSFENIIVWELCYNSKETLISEADWLANVSKVKKLKA
- the VMA6 gene encoding H(+)-transporting V0 sector ATPase subunit d (COG:C; EggNog:ENOG503NWBT; BUSCO:EOG092638RC), which translates into the protein MEGLFFNIDYGYVEGVVRGYRNGLLATNQYLNLTQCDNLEDLKLQLSSTDYGNFLAQHSGPLSTSIIRDNLSKKLYQQFQYLKQQSSGRMAKYLDFISYGYMIDNVALMITGTVHERDRSEILSKCHPLGWFDTLPTLSVATDIESLYNIVLVDTPLAPFFKGCLSANDLDDLNIEIIRNRLFKNYLEAFIKFVEADFGNPDKEIMLRLLNFESDKRVINIAMNSINNSDLTAEDKLSMFPSYGQLYPVYHHQLSNIDDIEHLKTVVTSVGEYKELFSEQQDSSGSARNLEDWFYYLEMQYCKNAFTQQFTLSSIWAWLRSKEQEIRNVTWIAECIAQNQKNRIDNYISVY
- a CDS encoding uncharacterized protein (BUSCO:EOG092648O6), with amino-acid sequence MTSQASFSATTTHFTHLRDVVSAASSIDPHGLVIVSDQGLVFFSESNHILNFQAVVDVSLFSSYQVVLPPGNSSTPTDIRFGLDLSLVAHALDVLVQTDIICYLSYNGEGSPFVLEFEDNIISETIEFLTMYVDISCPYDSEDAEHELLANYSDWKYELILQSAIFSNLLQDLQQINTRQVHIVVNSTPKKELSFISDGPLGLSKIIYPSESSVLEKLEISTAAKAISTFKFSNFFKIMKAVKISAKSKIICDNNDISSVQLLCRSGGNYSATVITINMLELDEQVDIDDLERCFAEKETTKRRRLNDPVNNIVEDVPLFL
- a CDS encoding uncharacterized protein (COG:E; EggNog:ENOG503P1FW), encoding MYLTYAAIVVVGSCINAVAVAALPFITHMLVGIINSTTVFILVALLVKSSPKQSASFVFSTFINETGWSSDGLVFFLGLLPSIASVTLYDGACHMTDEIDKPEVHIPWVMVLSNTSSAILGLVAAIIYMFCTKNVDTLSSPIGGQPIVQLMMDAFESNALTTVGVVALIMSFVGSSFTYYTTTSRLFWSFARSNGLPFGDIFAAVNSTLKVPVNAVGLVTALCLILGLIILGSSSALTAVLGSSMVCINLSYIFPIGALLWRSGFSRNIRTRYADGPDVLSMMVVDPKTALPYFHLGKFGVVLNVASVVWVCFIMVWLNFPTVHPVQSGTMNYACVVLGSTAVVGVIFWFAARKKYDHDVNGKHRIFDKRLIGFVYAFQIVLLGFSSGNSYAFGKYILYSINGDLGNESSLNNFYVKAIGVLCISYCTYLHIFHHHQSNIFFIFLGVSKILILLLIIVCGALVFVGAIDLPQTHNFSHMFVSDSPPNYYSISVALLEIIYSFKGWENVNYVLSETRDPYKVLTRSAPLAVLITTVLYFLVILSYLVVIPKQEIMSSGVLIAGIFFNKIFGQNITSRVLPLLIAVSNFGNVLVVSYAHSVVNKELSIENLLPFSKTFTRFSNALLLHWLVTVVVLVLPPSAEIYEFIVNLYIYPGTWINILLTGGLLYLRYFDPTWSAEHSEFDHLLAPKTTRLAQPATMSEEYMSSSLSSSSLMEVNYTLALKFFMSKDLSKSFDILRKEYPQLFSRVLSGVISEPVFVKVLNLYLTEVGLVLQSKHEFKVSKAERQNILVQLNDDYILSQLVLIYHDVNQIPSEVLYNLYLIYYIGLDLPTVNTKITQLYAKLRFSPTTPDTHLKKLVELIALRVLPELQLYQDARLLIAENPLLVDKEIYLNRVAEMEKDKAKEKDQKERNKQNQVREQSQREHQQKLDKDLKYRSLKQIREQQSTTDGVSVSKPSRGTGSDLNTLKDKLLYNLNFSRKWLKDNSPMILFVLIVVIIGNRFLRAKKIDVVKNVKETLKMAFKISYL